In a single window of the Thermotoga sp. KOL6 genome:
- a CDS encoding biotin/lipoyl-containing protein, producing the protein MVRKFRVVVNGKEYIVEVEELESSQKTSNGSKTILSLSREVPSVSSDLKEKSQETVEKEIVEKEKSSISSAEEKLVKAPMAGIVLKVLVKEGQEVKVGDKLLIFEAMKMENELQSEFSGVVKEIFVKEGDNIETGQILLKIV; encoded by the coding sequence ATGGTCAGAAAGTTCAGAGTGGTAGTGAACGGAAAAGAATACATTGTGGAAGTGGAAGAACTTGAGAGTTCGCAGAAAACTTCCAACGGATCGAAAACGATACTCTCTCTTTCTAGAGAGGTTCCTTCTGTGTCTTCTGATTTGAAAGAAAAAAGCCAGGAAACTGTTGAGAAAGAGATTGTGGAAAAGGAAAAATCATCGATATCATCGGCAGAAGAGAAACTCGTCAAAGCACCGATGGCAGGAATCGTTTTGAAGGTTCTAGTAAAAGAAGGGCAAGAAGTTAAAGTGGGAGATAAATTACTCATATTTGAAGCCATGAAGATGGAAAACGAACTTCAATCCGAATTTTCCGGGGTCGTCAAGGAGATATTTGTGAAGGAAGGGGACAACATAGAAACCGGACAAATTCTCTTAAAGATAGTTTGA
- a CDS encoding acyl-CoA carboxylase subunit beta, translating into MSIKDKLEDLKRREKEIEQGGGPEKVEKQHGAGKLTAWERLEILLDSGSFVEIDKFVEHRNTYFGLDKVKLPRDGVITGIGEINGRKVAVFSQDFTVMGGSLGEMHAKKISKLLDMALKMGIPVVGINDSGGARIQEGVDALAGYGEIFFRNTLASGVIPQITVIAGPCAGGAVYSPALTDFIVMVDQTARMFITGPNVIKAVTGEEISQEDLGGAMVHNQKSGNAHFLANNDEKAMELVRTLLSYLPSNNAEDPPVENPDVGIETPSDILDILPDNPNKGYDVREIIKRIVDHGEFLEVQPYFARNIVIGFARVQGRTVGIVANQPSVLAGVLDIDSSDKAARFIRFLDAFNIPILTFVDTPGYLPGVAQEHGGIIRHGAKLLYAYSEATSPKITLILRKAYGGAYIAMGSKHLGADMVFAWPSAEIAVMGPEGAANIIFKREIEKASNPEEVRKKLIEEYKAQFANPYIAASRGYVDMVIDPLETRKYIAEALKICETKVEYRPKKKHGNIPL; encoded by the coding sequence ATGAGTATAAAGGATAAGTTGGAGGATTTGAAAAGAAGGGAAAAGGAAATAGAGCAAGGTGGCGGGCCAGAAAAGGTAGAAAAACAACATGGGGCTGGAAAACTCACCGCATGGGAAAGATTGGAAATTCTCCTCGACTCTGGAAGTTTTGTGGAGATCGATAAGTTCGTCGAGCACAGAAACACCTATTTCGGTCTCGACAAAGTGAAATTGCCGAGGGATGGAGTTATAACGGGTATAGGGGAAATAAACGGTAGGAAAGTCGCGGTCTTTTCGCAGGATTTCACCGTAATGGGTGGTTCTCTCGGAGAGATGCATGCAAAAAAGATCTCAAAACTTTTGGATATGGCTTTGAAAATGGGAATTCCCGTTGTTGGAATAAACGACTCAGGAGGAGCACGTATTCAAGAAGGAGTAGACGCGCTTGCAGGTTACGGCGAAATTTTCTTTAGAAACACCCTAGCATCGGGTGTGATTCCTCAGATAACAGTAATAGCAGGACCTTGTGCAGGGGGGGCAGTCTATTCGCCAGCGCTCACCGATTTTATCGTGATGGTCGACCAAACAGCAAGAATGTTCATAACCGGTCCGAACGTGATAAAGGCGGTAACTGGTGAGGAAATTTCTCAAGAAGACCTCGGAGGAGCCATGGTTCATAATCAAAAGAGTGGAAACGCTCATTTCTTGGCAAACAACGATGAAAAAGCAATGGAACTTGTGAGGACGCTTCTTTCCTATCTACCATCCAACAATGCTGAAGATCCACCTGTGGAGAATCCTGATGTTGGCATTGAAACTCCGAGTGATATTTTGGATATCCTTCCAGATAATCCGAACAAAGGATATGATGTCAGAGAGATCATCAAAAGGATAGTGGATCACGGAGAATTTCTCGAAGTTCAACCGTACTTTGCAAGAAACATAGTCATTGGATTCGCGAGAGTTCAAGGGAGAACGGTAGGAATAGTAGCCAATCAACCCTCCGTTCTAGCTGGTGTTTTGGATATAGATTCTTCTGACAAAGCAGCCAGATTCATCAGATTCTTAGATGCTTTTAATATACCAATATTGACATTTGTTGACACACCGGGTTATTTACCTGGTGTAGCACAAGAGCATGGTGGAATCATAAGGCATGGAGCCAAACTTCTTTACGCTTACAGTGAAGCAACTTCTCCCAAAATCACTTTGATCTTGAGGAAGGCTTACGGTGGCGCGTACATTGCGATGGGGAGTAAACACCTGGGAGCCGATATGGTTTTCGCATGGCCTTCTGCTGAGATCGCTGTTATGGGTCCCGAGGGAGCAGCCAACATTATTTTCAAGAGGGAAATAGAGAAAGCTTCCAATCCTGAAGAGGTGAGAAAAAAACTCATTGAGGAGTACAAAGCACAATTTGCCAATCCCTACATAGCCGCTAGTAGAGGTTACGTTGATATGGTCATAGATCCATTGGAAACGAGAAAATATATCGCCGAGGCTTTGAAAATATGTGAGACCAAAGTCGAATACAGACCGAAGAAAAAGCATGGAAATATTCCTCTGTGA
- a CDS encoding chemotaxis protein CheW, whose product MELKVVTFKLGNQVFGIDIMKIESIVEVEKIVPVPETAEFIEGVMNLRGKIIPIVNLRKKFKMPDVEDKSKSKIIVSMVKDTQIGFLVDDVSEVLTLTEEDIEQPPQNLSGRGRNYILGLAKVRDDIVIILNIEEVLTSEELVEISNINV is encoded by the coding sequence ATGGAATTGAAAGTCGTAACGTTCAAGCTAGGGAACCAAGTGTTCGGAATCGATATCATGAAAATCGAAAGCATAGTCGAGGTGGAAAAGATCGTACCAGTACCAGAAACGGCTGAATTCATAGAAGGTGTAATGAATCTCAGAGGGAAGATAATTCCAATCGTGAACTTGAGAAAAAAGTTCAAAATGCCGGATGTGGAAGATAAGAGTAAATCAAAAATAATAGTCAGTATGGTCAAAGACACACAAATAGGGTTCTTAGTTGACGATGTAAGCGAAGTATTAACCCTAACGGAGGAGGATATTGAACAGCCGCCTCAGAATCTCAGTGGTCGAGGCAGAAACTATATCCTTGGCTTGGCCAAAGTGAGGGACGATATCGTAATAATTCTGAATATAGAAGAAGTTTTGACCTCCGAGGAACTCGTGGAAATCAGTAACATCAACGTATAA